From Paenibacillus physcomitrellae, the proteins below share one genomic window:
- the rapZ gene encoding RNase adapter RapZ, with protein MPDQEHTSLANLIIITGMSGAGKSVAVKSLEDLGFFCVDNLPPVLIPKFAELIEQSNGKIAKVALVIDLRGREFFTALSESLNFIKDHFTIHSEILFLDATDSVLVQRYKESRRRHPLAPQGMPLDGIRLERKMLDELKLSATQVLDTSNMKPAQLREKIISRFSHLESSNLSVNITSFGFKYGIPIDADLVFDVRFLPNPHYIEQLRPHTGQDNDVYEYVMKWPETQSFLTKLMDMLHFLIPQYHKEGKSQVIIGIGCTGGKHRSVAIAEYLGRMLGTSETETVRVSHRDSDRDRS; from the coding sequence ATGCCGGATCAGGAACATACTTCTTTAGCCAATTTGATTATTATTACCGGGATGTCGGGAGCGGGGAAGTCAGTTGCCGTTAAGAGCCTGGAGGATCTGGGTTTTTTCTGCGTGGACAACCTGCCTCCTGTGCTGATTCCGAAATTCGCGGAGCTGATTGAACAGTCCAACGGTAAAATAGCCAAGGTGGCCCTCGTCATTGATCTTCGGGGCCGTGAATTCTTTACGGCGCTGTCGGAGTCGCTTAATTTTATTAAAGATCATTTCACAATCCATTCGGAGATTCTGTTTCTGGATGCGACCGATTCCGTGCTGGTTCAGCGGTACAAGGAAAGCCGCCGCCGTCATCCGCTTGCCCCGCAGGGCATGCCGCTTGACGGCATCCGGCTGGAGCGCAAGATGCTGGACGAGCTGAAGCTTTCCGCGACCCAGGTGCTGGATACTTCCAACATGAAGCCTGCACAGCTGCGCGAGAAGATTATTTCCCGGTTCTCTCATTTGGAGAGCAGCAATCTTTCGGTTAATATTACTTCCTTTGGCTTCAAATACGGGATTCCGATTGATGCAGACCTGGTGTTTGACGTAAGATTTCTGCCCAACCCTCACTATATCGAGCAGCTTCGTCCACACACGGGACAAGACAACGATGTATATGAATATGTTATGAAGTGGCCGGAGACGCAATCGTTTCTGACCAAGCTGATGGATATGCTGCATTTTCTGATTCCTCAGTATCATAAAGAAGGAAAAAGCCAGGTCATTATTGGCATTGGCTGTACGGGCGGCAAACACCGCTCGGTGGCTATTGCCGAATATCTGGGACGGATGCTGGGTACGAGTGAAACGGAGACGGTGCGTGTCAGTCACCGTGATTCGGACCGGGACCGTTCCTAA
- a CDS encoding ROK family glucokinase: protein MSEQIYIGVDLGGTAVKVGICNAEGKLLQTYEGPTEVAKGTDTVLANIEKYVRQIVEDSPYSWDQLAGVGAGVAGFTDLKEGVVILAPNVGFRDVPVRAILEERLGKPIKIDNDANVAALGEAWGGAGKGVDDCVCYTLGTGVGGGIIVRGKIYQGFSGLAGELGHMSVVPDLEAIQCGCGKMGCLETVSSATGIIRMAKDAVERGDRTSLAQVENIMAKDVFDAAKNGDEVAERIVNRAAFYLGKSMAAVAAVLNPQRFIIGGGVSKAGDILFDEIRSVYAKFAPEPLQRGVEIVPATLGNDAGIVGAAGLFLRS from the coding sequence ATGTCTGAACAAATCTACATTGGTGTCGATCTGGGCGGCACGGCTGTTAAGGTCGGAATCTGTAATGCAGAAGGCAAACTTTTGCAGACCTATGAAGGACCTACTGAAGTTGCCAAAGGAACCGATACCGTGCTTGCCAATATCGAGAAGTATGTCCGCCAGATTGTAGAGGACTCACCATACAGCTGGGACCAGCTTGCAGGAGTGGGCGCCGGCGTCGCTGGATTTACGGATCTTAAAGAAGGCGTTGTGATCCTGGCTCCCAATGTAGGTTTTCGGGACGTTCCGGTCCGCGCGATTCTTGAAGAGCGGCTCGGCAAGCCAATCAAAATAGATAACGACGCTAATGTGGCGGCCCTCGGCGAAGCTTGGGGCGGCGCAGGCAAAGGCGTAGACGATTGCGTATGCTATACGCTGGGAACAGGCGTAGGCGGCGGCATCATTGTCCGTGGTAAAATCTATCAAGGTTTCTCCGGTCTGGCCGGAGAGCTTGGTCATATGTCTGTAGTACCTGATCTGGAAGCCATTCAATGCGGATGCGGGAAAATGGGCTGCCTGGAGACCGTCTCCTCGGCCACAGGCATCATTCGCATGGCAAAGGACGCCGTTGAACGCGGCGACCGTACGTCTTTGGCGCAAGTGGAGAACATCATGGCGAAAGATGTGTTCGATGCCGCCAAGAATGGCGATGAAGTCGCTGAGCGCATCGTCAACCGCGCCGCTTTCTATCTGGGCAAATCCATGGCGGCTGTAGCTGCCGTGCTGAATCCGCAGCGTTTCATCATCGGCGGCGGCGTATCTAAAGCCGGAGATATTTTGTTTGATGAAATCCGCAGCGTATATGCGAAATTTGCCCCTGAACCGCTGCAGCGGGGCGTGGAAATTGTGCCGGCTACACTGGGCAACGATGCGGGTATTGTAGGAGCGGCAGGTCTGTTCCTTCGTTCTTAA
- a CDS encoding DUF2500 domain-containing protein, whose amino-acid sequence MFPNSPSGFSPDTSGFDFLFSVFPYLFVLVFLLIVGSLLFRGARYAKNAASPRQSAFVKVVAKRTRVEHHSGTPSFTDEHFTSTPSHSHTYYYITLEFEDGERKEFLDVKGLYGLVAEDDTGFAAVQGDWIVAFERTAAPSYYS is encoded by the coding sequence ATGTTCCCTAACTCTCCGTCGGGCTTTAGCCCGGATACGTCCGGCTTTGATTTCCTGTTCTCTGTCTTTCCTTATCTGTTTGTCCTCGTGTTCCTGCTGATCGTCGGCAGCCTTCTGTTCAGAGGGGCCCGCTATGCCAAAAATGCCGCCTCCCCCCGGCAATCCGCCTTTGTCAAAGTCGTTGCGAAGCGCACGCGGGTGGAGCATCACAGCGGTACCCCATCGTTCACCGACGAACACTTCACAAGCACGCCCTCGCATTCTCATACCTACTACTATATTACGCTGGAGTTTGAGGATGGAGAACGTAAGGAGTTTCTGGACGTCAAAGGACTCTACGGCCTGGTAGCCGAAGACGATACCGGCTTTGCGGCTGTTCAAGGCGACTGGATTGTGGCGTTCGAGCGGACGGCGGCCCCTTCTTATTACTCGTGA
- a CDS encoding response regulator transcription factor — MNTALKLLYIEDDPEIGGWVSTDLESRGYEIIWLKNGEQALKEAAACQLVILDVMLPGLDGFTVGQRLKREYPGTPILMLSARSSIDDKLQGLQFADDYLTKPFHPEELAARVDVLLRRFGAHDSQPISLKHLLVYPQENRVTLKDSGEEILLTGKQFQIFHYLIRHLGQIMTKEQIYEAVWEEPYLEGDKTLMVHIRYLREKIEKDPAAPEVIETIRGVGYRIKA; from the coding sequence TTGAACACGGCGCTTAAACTGCTTTACATCGAAGACGATCCGGAGATCGGCGGCTGGGTCAGTACGGATCTTGAAAGCCGGGGGTACGAAATTATATGGCTGAAAAATGGGGAGCAGGCGCTTAAGGAAGCCGCCGCCTGCCAGCTGGTTATTCTGGACGTCATGCTGCCGGGCCTCGATGGCTTTACGGTTGGACAGCGCCTGAAACGGGAATACCCCGGCACTCCGATTCTGATGCTGTCCGCGCGTTCCTCCATTGATGACAAACTTCAGGGACTGCAGTTCGCGGATGATTATTTGACCAAGCCGTTTCATCCGGAAGAGCTGGCAGCCAGGGTGGACGTGCTTCTGCGGCGTTTCGGCGCACATGACAGCCAGCCTATCAGTCTGAAGCATCTGCTTGTATATCCTCAGGAGAACCGGGTGACGCTCAAGGACAGCGGGGAAGAAATTCTGCTGACCGGCAAGCAGTTTCAAATCTTCCATTACCTGATCCGGCACCTGGGACAGATCATGACTAAAGAACAAATTTATGAAGCCGTTTGGGAGGAGCCTTACCTCGAAGGCGACAAAACACTGATGGTGCACATCCGGTATTTACGGGAGAAGATTGAAAAGGACCCTGCCGCCCCCGAAGTCATCGAAACGATCCGCGGCGTCGGGTACAGGATTAAGGCATGA
- a CDS encoding HAMP domain-containing sensor histidine kinase: MRRNTMKRGGIRGKGIKRNNIQRNSIHGKDLKPVRVIRFRQSLLSRYVLILLVAVAFVPIFLPASFLGSWLVSRMIFPEPAISPEAKLYRSSQTLTEMWHKEALQLKSATEEQINQRLQVLKQKYPAASMFRVDHEGRTTLQLPEQSGLPDVWSTEQLVDYMKERQSGGPFTIVAFIGDNADTGKGFISFELPRSLLNSAPDRGADWRFYGLLLAMLILLFVGMSYWFIRNIKRRLLRLSAAMDNPPAGGIPQPITPGRPDEIGMLEQAFNGMIAELRLSRRREQEEEALRKSLISNLSHDLRTPLTVINSHLYSLKDEPLTEKGRSSVALMETKMDDLSGLIDHLLSYNLLISGKYKLEPHAQDVLRLVRESAAAWYPLWEKRQIEPEIELGGQPLNWPVDSQAFRRVLDNLFQNILRHAASGRYIGLFAGQRRGQAALAIRDHGPGMEADSANKGAGLGLAIVDLLLKEMGLVRETESSHEGTTTWIYPMPGRLN; the protein is encoded by the coding sequence ATGAGACGGAACACGATGAAGCGAGGCGGCATCAGAGGAAAGGGCATCAAACGAAATAACATCCAACGAAATAGCATCCATGGAAAAGACCTGAAGCCGGTCCGGGTGATCCGGTTCAGGCAATCGCTGCTGTCACGGTACGTGCTGATCCTGCTTGTGGCCGTGGCTTTCGTTCCCATCTTTCTGCCCGCCAGCTTCCTCGGCTCCTGGCTGGTCAGCCGGATGATTTTCCCGGAGCCCGCGATTAGTCCGGAAGCAAAGCTGTACCGCAGCAGCCAGACCTTGACCGAAATGTGGCATAAAGAGGCGCTGCAGCTCAAGTCGGCAACGGAGGAACAGATTAACCAGAGGCTGCAGGTTCTCAAGCAGAAATACCCGGCGGCCTCGATGTTCCGGGTGGATCACGAAGGAAGGACAACCCTTCAGCTGCCGGAGCAAAGCGGCCTTCCGGATGTCTGGTCCACGGAGCAGCTCGTCGATTATATGAAGGAACGGCAAAGCGGCGGGCCGTTTACGATTGTTGCGTTTATCGGAGATAACGCAGACACGGGAAAAGGTTTTATCTCCTTTGAGCTGCCAAGGTCGCTGCTGAATTCCGCCCCGGACCGCGGCGCGGACTGGCGGTTCTATGGCCTTCTGCTGGCGATGCTGATCCTCCTGTTTGTAGGCATGTCCTATTGGTTTATCAGAAACATCAAACGCAGGCTGCTGCGGCTGTCCGCCGCAATGGACAACCCGCCGGCCGGCGGCATCCCGCAGCCGATCACACCCGGACGGCCTGATGAAATCGGCATGCTGGAGCAGGCGTTTAACGGGATGATTGCCGAGCTCCGGCTGAGCCGCCGCAGAGAGCAGGAGGAGGAGGCGCTGCGCAAGTCGCTAATCAGCAATCTGTCCCACGATCTGCGCACACCTCTGACCGTCATTAACAGCCATCTTTATTCCTTGAAGGACGAACCGCTGACGGAGAAAGGCCGCAGCTCCGTTGCCTTGATGGAAACGAAAATGGACGACTTGAGCGGCCTGATCGACCACCTCTTGTCTTATAACCTGCTGATCAGCGGTAAATACAAGCTGGAGCCGCACGCCCAGGATGTGCTGCGGCTCGTCCGGGAAAGCGCCGCGGCCTGGTATCCGCTGTGGGAGAAACGGCAGATCGAGCCGGAAATCGAGCTTGGCGGCCAGCCGCTGAACTGGCCGGTCGACAGCCAGGCGTTCCGCAGGGTGCTGGATAATCTGTTCCAGAATATCTTGCGCCATGCGGCTTCCGGGCGGTACATCGGACTGTTTGCCGGCCAGCGCCGTGGACAGGCCGCTTTAGCCATCCGGGATCACGGACCGGGCATGGAGGCAGACAGCGCAAATAAAGGCGCTGGTTTGGGACTCGCTATTGTAGACTTGCTGCTGAAGGAGATGGGGCTCGTCCGTGAGACCGAAAGCAGCCACGAAGGAACAACCACATGGATCTATCCGATGCCTGGACGGCTGAATTAG
- a CDS encoding ABC transporter ATP-binding protein, whose product MNDFVIQTRGLTKTYKGRAAVDSLNLSIPKGEIYGFLGPNGAGKTTTIRMLLGLIRPTSGSVKIFGKDLRKERLSILKKVGSLVESPSYYGHLNAIENLEAIRRILEVPKSRIAEVLDIVSLTKEAKRAVKGYSLGMKQRLGIAAALLGSPELLILDEPTNGLDPSGIQEIRELIKRMPQEHGITVLVSSHLLSEVEQMAGSVGIIAQGRMVFQDSIQHLKQQSAGSISLRVSEAETALWLARDEGLVGELTDGSIRFTGLSDPQVAWLIRRLVENRHDIYRVEEKRQSLEDIFMQIVGTGGSL is encoded by the coding sequence ATGAACGATTTTGTGATCCAAACACGCGGCCTGACCAAAACATATAAAGGCAGAGCCGCAGTTGACTCGCTGAACTTAAGTATACCTAAAGGGGAAATCTACGGGTTCCTGGGCCCGAACGGTGCGGGGAAAACCACTACCATCCGCATGCTGCTTGGCTTGATTCGGCCGACCAGCGGCAGCGTTAAGATCTTCGGCAAAGACCTGCGCAAGGAGCGGCTGTCCATTCTGAAAAAGGTCGGTTCCCTGGTCGAATCCCCTTCCTATTACGGCCATTTGAACGCGATAGAGAACCTGGAGGCCATCCGGCGGATTCTTGAAGTGCCGAAATCGCGCATCGCCGAGGTGCTGGACATCGTTTCCCTGACCAAAGAAGCGAAACGTGCGGTGAAAGGCTATTCGCTCGGCATGAAGCAGCGGCTTGGCATTGCCGCCGCCCTGCTCGGATCGCCCGAGCTGCTCATTCTGGACGAGCCGACGAACGGGCTGGACCCGTCCGGCATTCAGGAGATCCGTGAGCTGATCAAGCGGATGCCACAGGAGCACGGCATCACCGTGCTCGTCTCCAGCCACCTGCTCAGCGAAGTGGAGCAGATGGCCGGTTCGGTCGGCATCATTGCGCAGGGCCGGATGGTATTCCAGGACAGCATCCAGCATTTGAAGCAGCAGTCCGCCGGATCGATCTCGCTCCGGGTGTCGGAAGCGGAAACGGCCCTTTGGCTGGCCCGTGATGAAGGGCTGGTCGGCGAGCTGACTGACGGAAGCATCCGCTTCACCGGCTTGTCCGACCCGCAGGTAGCCTGGCTGATCCGCCGTCTGGTCGAGAACCGGCATGACATTTACCGGGTGGAAGAGAAACGGCAGTCGCTGGAGGATATCTTCATGCAGATTGTCGGAACGGGGGGATCGCTTTGA
- a CDS encoding ABC transporter permease, with translation MMLRALSADFLKIRGKGLWLLIIIAPLGLIAMQALNYGLRYDFMMKSYEGRLWDGLVMDNLFPFVPLALFLGATLVSSLLAGIEHQLSSWKQLLALPISRTAVFSAKYVLSVLLLAVSCLLLTLGAAVFGLALGFPHELPYEDLLTLSFWPLIGSLPLLAFQLWLSLTLKNQALPVFLGIAMSLGSLFTGNLGDYFPLNWPSLALQGEHHVLYLGMGTALGLLIALLGLLHFTRKDVD, from the coding sequence TTGATGCTGCGCGCTTTATCCGCCGACTTTCTGAAGATCCGCGGCAAAGGCCTATGGCTGCTCATCATCATCGCCCCGCTTGGCCTGATCGCCATGCAGGCGCTGAATTACGGGCTGCGCTACGACTTTATGATGAAGTCATACGAGGGGCGTTTGTGGGACGGACTCGTAATGGACAATCTATTCCCCTTCGTTCCGCTCGCTCTGTTCCTTGGCGCTACGCTGGTCAGCTCACTGCTGGCCGGCATCGAGCATCAGCTCAGCTCCTGGAAGCAGCTGCTGGCTCTGCCGATCTCGCGAACGGCCGTCTTCAGCGCCAAATACGTCCTGTCCGTCCTGCTGCTGGCCGTGTCCTGCCTGCTGTTAACTCTTGGGGCGGCCGTGTTCGGACTGGCGCTCGGATTTCCGCATGAGCTTCCTTACGAAGATCTGCTGACGCTCAGCTTCTGGCCTTTGATCGGATCGCTGCCTCTGCTGGCCTTCCAGCTGTGGCTGTCGCTGACCCTGAAGAACCAGGCGCTCCCGGTATTCCTGGGCATCGCCATGTCACTCGGCTCCTTATTTACCGGCAATCTAGGCGACTATTTCCCGCTGAATTGGCCCTCTCTGGCCCTTCAAGGTGAACACCATGTTCTCTATCTGGGCATGGGGACGGCGCTGGGTCTGCTAATTGCGCTGCTTGGACTGCTGCATTTTACACGGAAGGATGTGGACTGA
- a CDS encoding ABC transporter permease: MEKVKMFLNLVSSERLKMSRSLLWLLVLASPALAVLIGLLINEEFGNWPLLLGGMSMFHSMLFLPVLTGLFSSFICRYEHTQGGWKALLSLPVSRSAVYLAKFLIVVLLLALTQLLLLAGILIVGKVRHLSGSGDIPWNMLLQSMLGGWIACFPLAALQMFFSLRWSSFAAPLVINVIFTVPNLLIVNSATYGPYYPWAQPFLAMIPKGMQGYTFGAFGLPFENLMITILGSFILFLVCGLIYFNRKEI; the protein is encoded by the coding sequence ATGGAGAAGGTGAAAATGTTTCTGAACCTTGTCTCTTCCGAAAGGCTCAAAATGTCCCGCTCCCTGCTGTGGCTGCTGGTCCTGGCCAGCCCTGCACTGGCCGTCCTTATCGGCCTGCTGATCAACGAGGAGTTCGGGAATTGGCCGCTCCTGCTCGGCGGCATGTCCATGTTCCATTCCATGCTCTTCCTGCCCGTGCTGACCGGATTGTTCTCTTCGTTCATCTGCCGGTATGAGCATACCCAAGGCGGCTGGAAGGCGCTGCTCTCCCTGCCCGTCTCCCGCAGCGCGGTGTATCTGGCGAAGTTCCTGATCGTGGTTCTGCTGCTGGCCCTTACGCAGCTGCTGCTGCTCGCCGGTATTCTGATCGTCGGCAAAGTCCGGCACCTGTCCGGGAGCGGGGATATTCCCTGGAACATGCTGCTGCAGAGCATGCTGGGCGGCTGGATCGCCTGCTTCCCGCTGGCCGCGCTGCAGATGTTCTTCTCCCTGCGCTGGTCCAGCTTTGCCGCTCCGCTCGTCATCAACGTCATCTTTACGGTGCCGAACCTGCTGATCGTCAACTCTGCCACTTACGGCCCTTATTATCCTTGGGCCCAGCCTTTTCTGGCCATGATCCCCAAAGGGATGCAGGGCTATACATTCGGAGCCTTCGGTCTGCCGTTCGAGAATTTGATGATCACGATACTGGGCAGCTTTATTCTATTCTTAGTCTGCGGGCTGATCTATTTCAACCGGAAAGAGATTTAA
- the trxB gene encoding thioredoxin-disulfide reductase, whose amino-acid sequence MYKSIIIGTGPSGLTAAIYLARANLKPLVIEGVQPGGQLTTTTEVENFPGFPEGILGPDLMDNMRKQAERFGAEFTSGWVEEVDFSKRPFTLKVDGGQTYQAETVIISTGASARYLGIPGEQENVGRGVSTCATCDGFFFRGKKIAVVGGGDSAMEEAGFLTRFASDVTLVHRREELRASKIMQDRVRSNEKVKWALNRLPLSVATDESGAVKGLMVRNNATNQEELVEADGVFIAIGHTPNTAFLGGQVKTDANGYIVVKPGTTQTNVPGVFACGDVQDTRYRQAITAAGSGCMAAMDCEKYLEGEMIHDWSVTLDN is encoded by the coding sequence ATGTATAAATCGATTATCATCGGAACAGGACCATCCGGATTAACTGCGGCCATCTATCTGGCCCGTGCCAACTTGAAGCCGCTCGTCATTGAAGGCGTGCAGCCCGGCGGGCAATTAACGACAACTACGGAGGTCGAGAACTTCCCGGGTTTTCCGGAAGGGATTCTCGGTCCCGATCTGATGGACAATATGCGCAAGCAGGCGGAACGTTTCGGAGCAGAGTTCACCAGCGGCTGGGTGGAGGAGGTCGATTTCTCCAAACGTCCTTTTACGTTAAAGGTGGACGGCGGTCAAACCTACCAGGCCGAAACCGTCATCATTTCGACCGGCGCTTCGGCCCGCTATCTCGGTATTCCGGGTGAACAGGAGAACGTCGGACGCGGCGTGAGCACCTGTGCTACCTGCGATGGATTCTTTTTCCGCGGGAAAAAGATTGCCGTCGTCGGCGGCGGCGACTCCGCGATGGAGGAGGCCGGCTTCCTGACCCGCTTTGCTTCGGATGTGACGCTGGTGCACCGCCGCGAGGAGCTGCGGGCGTCGAAGATTATGCAGGACCGCGTGCGGAGCAACGAGAAAGTGAAGTGGGCGCTGAACCGCCTGCCTCTCTCTGTAGCGACGGATGAGAGCGGCGCGGTTAAGGGTTTGATGGTCCGCAACAACGCGACCAATCAGGAAGAGCTGGTCGAAGCGGATGGCGTGTTTATTGCGATCGGACATACGCCGAACACCGCTTTTCTGGGCGGACAAGTGAAGACAGATGCTAACGGCTATATTGTCGTGAAACCGGGTACTACGCAGACCAACGTCCCAGGGGTGTTCGCTTGCGGAGACGTACAGGATACCCGCTACCGCCAAGCGATTACCGCGGCAGGTTCGGGCTGCATGGCGGCCATGGACTGCGAGAAATATCTCGAAGGCGAAATGATCCACGACTGGAGCGTTACGCTGGACAATTGA
- a CDS encoding tetratricopeptide repeat protein: MDANFFFERAVSALERLRYDKALKYFRKAVEYEPENPVNHCNMAGILSETGDYEGSNEVLSRVLTEVDETMTECYFYMANNYANMERFEEAEDALVTYLEKDPDGQFLAEAEEMMELLKYELNRPTKVGPIRSLQGTAEHDQARSMLERGEFKAAVKLLEKLLEEQPDFLAARNNLALGYYYMGMFNEAMAAIEDVLSRDPGNLHGLCNLAVFIQHDGDPETLERLSEQLSRIIPFHQEHVFKLATTMGILGHHEAAYGHFKRLLKDEEVNFDPCLFHYAAVGAFNIGRYQEAKALWKQAAKLDPESEVPGFYLARLEEYDRVEDRDGQPSPATAARPSQISYQYGLPFEEQLRKWQKWEEGIPDQMKQDPLIRSSFFWGLRHGDAHTKLQVIEAFSQIADSEVQEALRAFLMEPEEEKYLKDIALFALRSLGVNEPLPIVLEGKTETVDPGFVSARLPVWKPEWQSVLDEAKRRMGKRYNLMQLHDVETLWVEFITRSYPDVPSVSHLGGWAAALEYVTAKLHRRHVTFEEVAKRYGVSVSTASRCTKRLDEVCGIKEKMNAMFPSG, encoded by the coding sequence ATGGACGCTAACTTTTTCTTCGAGAGAGCAGTTTCAGCGTTGGAACGCTTGCGGTACGACAAGGCATTGAAATATTTTCGCAAAGCTGTGGAATATGAACCGGAAAACCCGGTCAATCATTGCAATATGGCTGGCATTTTGTCAGAGACAGGCGACTATGAGGGTTCGAACGAGGTGCTTTCCCGCGTTTTAACCGAAGTAGACGAAACGATGACGGAATGCTATTTCTACATGGCGAATAATTATGCCAATATGGAACGATTCGAAGAAGCCGAGGACGCGCTCGTGACTTATTTGGAAAAGGATCCGGACGGCCAGTTTCTAGCCGAAGCCGAGGAAATGATGGAGCTGCTGAAGTATGAGCTGAACAGGCCGACAAAGGTGGGCCCGATTCGTTCGCTTCAGGGAACGGCAGAGCATGACCAGGCTCGCAGTATGCTCGAACGCGGCGAATTCAAAGCAGCCGTCAAGCTGCTGGAGAAGCTCCTTGAGGAGCAGCCCGATTTCCTGGCCGCACGGAACAACCTTGCGCTAGGCTATTACTATATGGGGATGTTCAACGAAGCAATGGCCGCGATTGAAGATGTGCTGAGCCGGGACCCCGGCAACCTGCACGGCTTGTGCAACCTGGCGGTCTTCATTCAGCATGATGGAGACCCAGAGACGCTGGAGCGGCTGTCGGAGCAGCTTTCGCGTATTATTCCCTTTCACCAGGAGCATGTATTCAAGCTGGCGACTACTATGGGAATTCTGGGCCATCATGAAGCGGCTTACGGGCATTTCAAACGGCTGCTCAAGGACGAGGAGGTCAATTTCGACCCCTGCCTGTTTCATTATGCGGCGGTAGGCGCTTTCAATATCGGTCGTTACCAAGAAGCAAAGGCGCTGTGGAAGCAGGCCGCCAAGCTGGATCCTGAATCGGAGGTGCCGGGATTTTATTTGGCCCGGCTGGAGGAATACGACCGCGTTGAAGATAGAGATGGTCAGCCCTCCCCGGCTACTGCTGCAAGACCTTCCCAGATCAGTTATCAATACGGGCTGCCGTTTGAAGAGCAGCTGAGGAAGTGGCAGAAATGGGAAGAAGGCATCCCGGATCAGATGAAGCAAGATCCGCTGATCCGCTCGTCGTTCTTCTGGGGACTGCGCCACGGCGATGCCCATACGAAACTTCAGGTGATCGAGGCTTTCAGCCAGATTGCCGACAGTGAAGTTCAGGAAGCGCTCCGCGCTTTCCTGATGGAGCCGGAGGAGGAGAAATACCTCAAGGACATCGCGCTGTTTGCGCTTCGCAGCCTGGGCGTGAATGAGCCGCTGCCGATTGTGCTGGAAGGCAAAACGGAGACGGTGGATCCCGGTTTTGTCTCGGCCAGACTGCCGGTCTGGAAGCCGGAATGGCAGTCAGTGCTGGATGAAGCCAAACGGCGTATGGGCAAACGGTACAATCTGATGCAGCTGCATGACGTGGAAACGCTGTGGGTGGAATTTATCACCCGGTCTTACCCGGATGTGCCTTCCGTTTCCCATCTGGGCGGCTGGGCCGCGGCTTTGGAATATGTAACCGCCAAGCTGCATCGCCGTCATGTGACGTTTGAAGAGGTGGCGAAGCGGTACGGCGTATCCGTATCGACGGCCAGCCGCTGTACGAAAAGGCTTGATGAAGTGTGCGGAATCAAGGAAAAAATGAATGCAATGTTCCCTTCGGGTTAA
- a CDS encoding ribose-phosphate diphosphokinase, protein MQQSKMRIFSGSSNKALTTTICKQLGVEPGKIEISRFKSGEIYVHYEESIRNCDVFLVQSLSHPINELFVELLVMIDAAKRASAHTITIVLPYYGYARQERKSAPREPISAKMVADVLTTAGASRVVTLDLHAPAIQGFFNIPVDHLTALDLMTEYLLSKNIQNPVIVSPDAGRASMAEKLASGMDSPFAIMIKKRPAHNQSIITHVIGDVEGRTPIIIEDLIDTGSTILHVVEGLKERGAGDAIVCATHGLFSDKGLERLDHPNISEVVITDSIEIAPYEPYEFASSRLHVLSVAPLFSRAIRYIMEGGSIATMFRNRGV, encoded by the coding sequence ATGCAGCAGTCCAAAATGCGCATTTTCTCAGGATCGTCGAATAAAGCGCTTACTACCACGATATGCAAACAGCTCGGCGTAGAACCCGGAAAGATCGAAATCTCACGTTTTAAAAGCGGGGAAATATACGTCCACTATGAGGAAAGTATCCGGAACTGTGATGTGTTTCTGGTGCAGTCGTTGTCGCATCCGATCAATGAGCTGTTTGTAGAGCTGCTTGTCATGATTGATGCGGCCAAACGGGCTTCAGCCCATACGATTACGATTGTGCTGCCTTATTACGGCTATGCCCGGCAGGAGCGGAAATCCGCGCCCCGCGAGCCGATCTCCGCAAAAATGGTTGCCGACGTCCTGACGACCGCAGGCGCGAGCCGGGTGGTCACGCTTGATCTGCATGCACCCGCCATTCAGGGATTCTTTAATATCCCTGTCGATCACTTAACGGCGCTTGATCTGATGACCGAATATCTGCTTTCGAAAAATATCCAGAACCCGGTCATCGTCTCCCCCGACGCGGGACGAGCGTCCATGGCCGAGAAGCTGGCCAGCGGCATGGACTCGCCTTTTGCGATTATGATCAAGAAACGGCCTGCTCATAATCAGTCCATCATTACCCATGTCATTGGTGATGTGGAGGGCCGGACCCCGATCATCATCGAAGATCTGATCGATACCGGCTCCACGATCCTGCACGTGGTGGAAGGGCTGAAGGAGCGGGGAGCTGGGGACGCCATCGTGTGCGCCACGCATGGCTTGTTCTCGGATAAGGGGCTGGAGCGGCTCGACCATCCGAACATCAGCGAGGTCGTGATTACGGACTCGATCGAAATTGCGCCTTATGAGCCTTATGAGTTCGCCTCCTCACGACTGCATGTGCTCAGCGTAGCCCCGCTGTTCTCCCGGGCGATCCGCTACATCATGGAGGGCGGGTCCATCGCGACAATGTTCCGGAACCGCGGCGTTTAA